A part of Geothrix oryzae genomic DNA contains:
- a CDS encoding AMP-binding protein — translation MESEQVWWAGYPAGVGREAQPFPFENLGQLVRTAAARYGDRKAETIVLPNGMEASLSFREVDRLSDAFAAYLRHGLQLQAGARIAILLPNSLAYPVCAFGALKAGCVVVNTNPLYTPRELELQLQDSGAEVLVVLDHFGDKVAAVVPRTQVKTIVVTGIADFFPLFTRTLIQAKLKLSGQIPALGLPFTRLPRALHQGALYLAKEHLLPDAVEHPGPTRASLALLQYTGGTTGTSKGAMLSHGNLLANLEQIAEITKVYLTHGEETVLTVLPMYHVIAFTINLCFGFHTGSHNILVPNPRPLKNLHPAFKNHEITWMTAVNTLLKALPDESWFQPAMTRKMLGAFAGGMQTHPAVLQRWEAFTGCLVIEGFGLSETSPLVTYNAAIREGKRLRRTMAQVGGVGLPLPGTEVRIVDDEGLPVATGSHGEIVVRGPQVMQGYWNQPDETARTLRGGWLHTGDIGRFDAEGYLEITDRKKDMIIVSGFNVFPNEVEACIALHPDVADVAVVGVPDEGTGEAVRAFVVSRKDLSVDEIRAHCRTLLANYKVPTRFSFLAEIPKNAVGKALRRELRAAAGAEG, via the coding sequence GTGGAATCAGAACAGGTGTGGTGGGCAGGTTATCCCGCGGGCGTGGGACGCGAGGCCCAGCCCTTTCCCTTCGAGAATCTGGGCCAGCTCGTGCGCACGGCGGCGGCCCGCTACGGCGACCGGAAGGCCGAGACCATCGTCCTCCCCAACGGCATGGAGGCCTCCCTCAGCTTCAGGGAGGTCGATCGCCTCTCGGACGCCTTCGCGGCCTACCTGCGGCACGGCCTCCAGCTTCAGGCGGGCGCCCGCATCGCCATCCTGCTGCCCAACTCCCTGGCCTATCCCGTGTGCGCCTTCGGCGCCCTCAAGGCCGGATGCGTGGTCGTCAACACCAACCCCCTCTACACGCCCCGCGAGCTGGAGCTCCAGCTCCAGGACAGCGGCGCCGAGGTGCTGGTGGTGCTCGACCACTTCGGCGACAAGGTGGCCGCCGTCGTTCCCAGGACCCAGGTGAAGACCATCGTGGTGACGGGCATCGCCGACTTCTTCCCCCTGTTCACCCGCACCCTCATCCAGGCCAAGCTCAAGCTCTCGGGCCAGATTCCCGCCCTGGGCCTGCCGTTCACGCGCCTGCCCCGGGCCCTGCACCAGGGCGCCCTGTACCTGGCCAAGGAACACCTCCTTCCCGATGCGGTGGAACACCCGGGCCCCACGCGCGCAAGCCTCGCCCTGCTCCAGTACACCGGGGGCACCACGGGCACCAGCAAGGGCGCCATGCTGAGCCACGGCAACCTGCTGGCCAACCTCGAGCAGATCGCGGAGATCACCAAGGTCTACCTCACCCACGGGGAGGAGACTGTGCTGACGGTGCTGCCGATGTACCATGTCATCGCCTTCACCATCAACCTGTGCTTCGGCTTCCACACCGGCAGCCACAACATCCTGGTGCCCAATCCGCGCCCCCTCAAGAACCTGCACCCGGCCTTCAAGAACCACGAGATCACCTGGATGACGGCGGTGAACACGCTGCTCAAGGCGCTTCCCGACGAAAGCTGGTTCCAGCCGGCCATGACCCGGAAGATGCTGGGCGCCTTCGCCGGGGGCATGCAGACCCATCCGGCGGTGCTCCAGCGCTGGGAGGCCTTCACGGGCTGCCTGGTGATCGAGGGCTTCGGCCTCAGCGAGACCAGCCCGCTGGTCACCTACAACGCCGCCATCCGCGAGGGGAAGCGCCTCCGCCGCACCATGGCGCAGGTGGGCGGGGTGGGGCTGCCCTTGCCCGGCACCGAAGTCCGCATTGTGGATGACGAAGGGCTTCCGGTGGCGACCGGCAGCCACGGCGAGATCGTGGTGCGCGGCCCCCAGGTCATGCAGGGCTACTGGAACCAGCCCGACGAGACCGCCAGGACGCTGCGCGGCGGCTGGCTGCACACGGGCGACATCGGCCGCTTCGACGCCGAGGGCTACCTGGAGATCACGGACCGCAAGAAGGACATGATCATCGTCAGCGGCTTCAATGTGTTCCCCAACGAGGTGGAGGCCTGCATCGCCCTGCATCCCGATGTGGCGGATGTGGCGGTGGTCGGCGTTCCCGACGAGGGCACCGGCGAGGCCGTGCGCGCCTTCGTCGTCTCCCGGAAGGACCTCAGCGTCGACGAGATCCGCGCCCACTGCCGGACCCTCCTGGCCAACTACAAGGTGCCGACCCGCTTCAGCTTCCTGGCCGAGATCCCCAAGAACGCCGTGGGCAAAGCCCTCCGCCGCGAACTGCGCGCCGCCGCCGGCGCCGAAGGATGA
- the dtd gene encoding D-aminoacyl-tRNA deacylase — translation MKAVIQRVTRASVRSGDLEATIGPGLLVLVGLEAGDTEETCAWAAAKIASLRIFEDGDGKMNLGLQEVGGEILAISQFTLAGSIAKGRRPSFDAAMSPDAARVLFRKFLDLLKVQHPAVKSGFFQEHMEVELLNDGPVTFILER, via the coding sequence ATGAAGGCAGTCATCCAGCGCGTGACGCGGGCCTCGGTACGATCCGGGGACCTGGAGGCGACCATCGGTCCCGGCCTGCTGGTGCTGGTGGGCCTCGAAGCCGGCGACACGGAGGAGACCTGCGCCTGGGCCGCCGCCAAGATCGCCTCCCTGCGCATCTTTGAGGACGGCGACGGGAAGATGAACCTCGGCCTTCAGGAAGTGGGCGGTGAGATCCTCGCCATCAGCCAGTTCACCCTGGCGGGCAGCATCGCCAAGGGCCGGCGCCCCTCCTTCGACGCGGCCATGAGCCCCGACGCGGCCCGGGTGCTCTTCCGGAAATTCCTGGACCTGCTCAAGGTCCAGCATCCAGCCGTGAAATCGGGCTTCTTCCAGGAGCACATGGAGGTCGAGCTTCTCAACGATGGGCCTGTGACCTTCATTCTGGAGCGCTGA
- a CDS encoding phosphatase PAP2 family protein → MRAGAASALRPSERLTVLVLTILLALTLLARPDGWLLRAFTFAGLLVLSLGLGRARRQAVHLLRDFVPVLVVLLVFLLLQPLVVAVNDHRWDATLAALDQRWFGSLAVAWRGAFGRPAAFTDLVYLAYASFYFLPLSVGVLARVRLGPARFERVAFAILLGFYLSFLGYFLWPAEGPRVPEALAPVQLGGGAISQAVRAFLRGAEATTLDAFPSGHTALSVLPALLATRCFPRLAALFWVWAGAIVFATVYIGVHYLTDVAAGLVLAGLTLALAPLLSRGLSAPE, encoded by the coding sequence ATGAGGGCCGGGGCAGCCTCGGCCCTGCGGCCCTCGGAGCGCCTCACGGTCCTGGTGCTGACCATCCTGTTGGCGCTGACGCTCCTGGCGCGGCCCGACGGCTGGCTGCTCCGGGCCTTCACCTTCGCCGGGCTGCTCGTGCTCAGTCTGGGACTCGGCCGGGCCCGGAGGCAGGCCGTCCACCTCCTGCGGGACTTCGTTCCGGTGCTGGTGGTGCTCCTCGTCTTCCTGCTGCTCCAGCCGCTGGTGGTGGCCGTGAATGATCACCGCTGGGATGCCACGCTCGCCGCCCTGGACCAGCGCTGGTTCGGATCGCTCGCGGTGGCCTGGCGGGGGGCTTTCGGCCGGCCCGCGGCCTTCACGGATCTGGTCTACCTCGCCTACGCCAGCTTCTACTTCCTGCCCCTGTCGGTGGGGGTGCTGGCCCGCGTCCGCCTCGGCCCGGCGCGGTTCGAGCGGGTGGCGTTTGCGATCCTCCTCGGGTTCTACCTCTCGTTCCTGGGTTATTTCCTGTGGCCTGCGGAAGGCCCCCGGGTGCCGGAGGCCCTGGCCCCGGTCCAGCTGGGCGGTGGGGCGATCTCCCAGGCCGTCCGTGCCTTCCTGCGCGGCGCGGAAGCCACCACGCTGGATGCGTTCCCCAGCGGCCACACGGCGCTTTCGGTGCTGCCCGCCCTCCTGGCCACGCGATGCTTTCCCCGCCTCGCGGCCCTGTTCTGGGTCTGGGCCGGCGCCATCGTGTTCGCCACCGTCTACATCGGCGTCCACTACCTCACGGATGTGGCGGCGGGCCTGGTGCTGGCGGGGCTGACCCTGGCCCTGGCACCGCTCCTCTCGCGCGGGCTCAGCGCTCCAGAATGA
- a CDS encoding 2-oxo acid dehydrogenase subunit E2, whose amino-acid sequence MPLFSRPDGDLIRGEAPVRRIMPYLMRGRNESCVYQESLYRIAAARVWLKAYNRVHHPRATLFHLVAYATAVALETRPRLNRFVSGGRLYQRRGVSISFVAKKAFTDEAPGATVKLAAFEGESFTAFSARISTQVEEARETDRAVDKEVALIMRLPGPVVRLLVGLARGLDHWNLYPGFMIRDDPMYASIFLANLGSVGVSDVFHHLYEYGTVSIFGAVSAPRRATFATRDGVSAEEALSVRWTFDERIDDAFSCARALVLVQKVLEDPGRWLGPPEGTPAWLGTEAEAQEP is encoded by the coding sequence ATGCCCCTCTTCTCCCGTCCCGATGGCGATCTGATCCGCGGCGAGGCCCCGGTGCGGCGCATCATGCCCTACCTCATGCGGGGCCGGAACGAGAGCTGCGTCTACCAGGAGTCCCTCTACCGCATCGCCGCCGCGCGCGTCTGGCTCAAGGCGTACAACCGCGTCCACCACCCCCGGGCCACGCTCTTCCATCTGGTGGCCTACGCCACCGCCGTGGCGCTGGAGACCCGGCCGCGCCTGAACCGCTTCGTCTCGGGGGGACGGCTCTATCAGCGGCGGGGCGTGTCGATATCCTTCGTCGCCAAGAAGGCCTTCACGGATGAGGCCCCCGGGGCCACCGTGAAGCTGGCGGCCTTCGAGGGCGAGAGTTTCACGGCCTTCTCCGCCCGCATCTCCACCCAGGTGGAGGAGGCCCGGGAGACGGACCGGGCCGTGGACAAGGAAGTCGCCCTGATCATGCGGCTACCCGGCCCGGTGGTGCGCCTGCTGGTGGGGCTCGCCCGAGGGCTGGATCACTGGAACCTCTACCCGGGCTTCATGATCCGCGACGACCCCATGTACGCGAGCATCTTCCTGGCCAACCTCGGTTCCGTGGGCGTCTCCGATGTCTTCCACCACCTCTACGAGTACGGCACCGTCTCCATTTTCGGCGCCGTCTCCGCCCCGCGCCGCGCGACCTTCGCGACCCGGGACGGCGTGAGCGCGGAGGAGGCCCTTTCCGTGCGCTGGACCTTCGACGAGCGCATCGACGATGCCTTTTCCTGCGCCCGGGCCCTCGTCCTCGTCCAGAAGGTCCTCGAGGATCCCGGCCGATGGCTGGGGCCGCCGGAGGGAACGCCCGCATGGCTGGGGACGGAAGCGGAGGCGCAGGAGCCATGA
- a CDS encoding outer membrane protein yields the protein MTMRSAGLRLPASGLLAAGLLLAGAPARAQEAATPWSMTVYLQQSWPKQTETNRQIKEVNAALGSSFKTWDDVANLNLGVQAFRDLNPRWKVGLELDYSRGKIDGATTLDTPAGPATLAFEQKYTIYADLLALAQFRPLGGNGRWIPFLQAGIGLAYEKDRTLLTLRNDFLDETLIQVDNSGWFPMFTVGAGVDVYFSNRRTWYAEVGVSYSWARLKHDVAASGALTPGTVRADTDSTGPNAWLGIGRRF from the coding sequence ATGACGATGCGTTCCGCAGGTCTCCGCCTACCCGCTTCCGGTCTGCTCGCCGCGGGCCTTCTCCTGGCCGGCGCCCCGGCCCGGGCCCAGGAGGCGGCAACGCCCTGGTCCATGACCGTCTATCTCCAGCAGAGCTGGCCCAAGCAGACGGAGACCAACCGCCAGATCAAGGAGGTCAACGCGGCCCTGGGCTCCTCCTTCAAGACCTGGGACGATGTGGCGAACCTCAACCTCGGCGTGCAGGCCTTCCGCGACCTGAATCCGCGCTGGAAAGTGGGCCTCGAGCTGGACTACTCCCGCGGGAAGATCGACGGGGCGACCACCCTGGACACGCCCGCCGGTCCCGCCACGCTCGCCTTCGAGCAGAAGTACACGATCTACGCGGATCTCCTGGCCCTGGCCCAGTTCCGGCCCCTGGGGGGGAACGGCCGCTGGATCCCCTTCCTCCAGGCGGGGATCGGTCTGGCCTACGAGAAGGACCGGACCCTCCTGACGCTGCGCAACGACTTCCTGGACGAGACCCTGATCCAGGTCGACAACAGCGGCTGGTTCCCCATGTTCACGGTCGGTGCGGGCGTCGATGTCTACTTCTCGAATCGGCGCACCTGGTACGCCGAGGTCGGCGTGAGCTATTCCTGGGCCCGCCTGAAGCACGATGTCGCCGCGAGCGGCGCCCTGACACCGGGCACCGTCCGGGCCGACACGGATTCCACGGGGCCCAATGCGTGGCTGGGCATCGGGCGGAGGTTCTAG
- a CDS encoding zinc-dependent metalloprotease, whose translation MYLPQRLSALPPLLCLSLAAQTAPNGGKAPAPAPAAAPAPGALKPFADVVKEAKEHKGLFTLWTKDDKVWIEVKPEQLDMPFFFAVSSTRGTGERGIYGGMMDDSHLVSFRRVGNSLQLLAKNTTFTAPEGSPAARAVAEGFSDSLLSSAPVLSQPHPERKSFLVEANALLLKDIPMGATRLEATYRQPYGFDPSNSFFEKVRSSEDQAAFRVQAHYALSRIMLPPIQMPGAPPMPFVPPPGTLEDIRSLFLGWHFSFAKLPEQPMAPRLADDRLGYFATTRWDFGDDTRVDPKVHYIHRWRLEKKDPAAALSEPKQPIVFWLDRNIPEKYRPAITQGVLAWNQAFEEQGFKNAVQVKVQPADADWDTHDARHASLRWLTGTDIGFAIGPSQVDPRTGEILDADIGIGEVWARGSRTEARETLPPKAQDAFLSRHDHSLCTYAAEAHQEMGFALDLLETRGEITPGSPEEDAYVAAVLKDVITHEVGHTLGLRHNFRASTIYSMEQISNPEFTKTHGLTGSVMDYNALNLALKGQRQGEYVMSTLGPYDHWVIEYGYKPLAASEEKGALAKIAARSSEPQLAYGTDEEALGFMGLEGMDPEVNRRDLGSDPLAFYQKRLSLSKELWERLQARTFQDGEEYQPLRRGLLRALGQVGLSANLSAKYIGGVVHLRDHAGTGRAPITPVPATRQRQALKLLETGIFSVDAFRFKPEFLSRLTTDRFGGPLNADPSPAQWVLRTQTQVLAQLFQPAVAQRILDAPDKLTNPKEAFRLSELYDALQGAIWTELKSGREVSVMRRNLQREHLRQLSAQVLRANPLTPADARALAREALRALQPSLKAAPAKTGFSKETKAHFADCLAIVDESLKASLQRLTL comes from the coding sequence ATGTACCTGCCCCAGCGCCTTTCCGCGCTCCCGCCCCTGTTGTGCCTGAGCCTGGCCGCCCAGACGGCTCCGAACGGGGGCAAAGCCCCCGCGCCGGCGCCCGCCGCCGCACCGGCCCCCGGGGCCCTGAAGCCCTTCGCGGATGTCGTGAAGGAGGCCAAGGAGCACAAGGGGCTCTTCACGCTCTGGACGAAGGACGACAAGGTCTGGATCGAGGTGAAGCCCGAGCAGCTGGACATGCCCTTCTTCTTCGCGGTCAGCAGCACCCGGGGCACCGGCGAGCGCGGCATCTACGGCGGCATGATGGATGACAGCCACCTGGTGAGCTTCCGCCGCGTGGGGAACAGCCTCCAGCTCCTGGCCAAGAACACGACCTTCACCGCGCCCGAGGGCTCGCCGGCGGCCCGGGCCGTGGCGGAGGGCTTCAGCGACAGCCTGCTGTCCAGCGCCCCGGTGCTGAGCCAACCCCACCCCGAGCGGAAATCCTTCCTGGTGGAGGCCAACGCCCTGCTGCTGAAGGACATCCCCATGGGGGCCACGCGGCTGGAAGCCACCTACCGCCAACCCTACGGGTTCGACCCTTCCAACAGCTTCTTCGAGAAGGTCCGCAGCAGCGAGGACCAGGCCGCCTTCCGGGTCCAGGCCCACTACGCGCTCTCGCGCATCATGCTGCCGCCCATCCAGATGCCCGGGGCGCCCCCCATGCCCTTCGTGCCGCCTCCGGGCACGCTGGAGGACATCCGCAGTCTGTTCCTCGGCTGGCACTTCTCCTTCGCGAAGCTGCCGGAGCAGCCCATGGCTCCCCGCCTCGCCGATGACCGGCTGGGCTACTTCGCCACCACGCGCTGGGACTTCGGCGACGACACGCGGGTGGATCCCAAGGTGCACTACATCCACCGCTGGCGCCTGGAGAAGAAGGATCCCGCAGCCGCCCTCTCCGAACCCAAGCAGCCCATCGTGTTCTGGCTGGACCGGAACATTCCGGAGAAATACCGGCCGGCCATCACCCAAGGCGTGCTGGCCTGGAATCAGGCCTTCGAAGAGCAGGGCTTCAAGAACGCCGTCCAGGTCAAGGTCCAGCCCGCCGATGCGGATTGGGATACCCACGACGCCCGCCACGCCTCCCTGCGCTGGCTCACGGGCACCGACATCGGCTTCGCCATCGGACCCAGCCAGGTGGATCCCCGCACCGGAGAGATCCTGGACGCCGACATCGGCATCGGGGAAGTCTGGGCCCGCGGCAGCCGCACGGAGGCCCGGGAGACCCTGCCACCCAAGGCCCAGGACGCCTTCCTGTCCCGGCACGACCACAGCCTGTGCACCTATGCGGCGGAAGCCCACCAGGAAATGGGGTTCGCCCTCGATCTGCTGGAAACCCGCGGCGAGATCACCCCCGGCAGCCCCGAGGAGGACGCCTATGTGGCCGCGGTGCTCAAGGATGTGATCACCCATGAGGTGGGCCACACGCTCGGCCTGCGCCACAACTTCCGGGCTTCGACGATCTACTCCATGGAGCAGATCTCGAATCCGGAATTCACCAAGACCCACGGCCTGACGGGCTCCGTCATGGACTACAACGCGCTGAACCTGGCGCTCAAGGGCCAGCGCCAGGGCGAGTATGTGATGAGCACCCTGGGGCCCTACGATCATTGGGTCATCGAGTACGGCTACAAGCCCCTGGCGGCTTCGGAAGAAAAGGGGGCCCTGGCCAAGATCGCCGCCCGCAGCTCCGAGCCCCAGCTGGCGTACGGTACGGACGAGGAGGCTCTCGGCTTCATGGGGCTCGAGGGCATGGATCCTGAAGTGAACCGCCGGGATCTGGGCTCCGATCCGCTGGCCTTCTACCAGAAGCGCCTGAGCCTCTCGAAGGAGCTCTGGGAGCGCCTGCAGGCCAGGACCTTCCAGGATGGCGAGGAATACCAGCCCCTGCGCCGCGGCCTGCTGCGGGCCCTGGGGCAGGTGGGACTCTCGGCCAACCTGAGCGCCAAGTACATCGGCGGCGTGGTGCACCTGCGCGACCACGCGGGCACGGGCCGGGCCCCCATCACGCCGGTCCCCGCCACCCGCCAGCGCCAGGCCCTGAAGCTGCTGGAGACCGGCATCTTCTCCGTCGATGCCTTCCGCTTCAAGCCCGAGTTCCTCTCCCGCCTCACCACCGACCGGTTCGGCGGGCCGCTGAACGCGGATCCCTCGCCCGCCCAGTGGGTGCTGCGGACCCAGACCCAGGTGCTGGCCCAGCTGTTCCAGCCCGCCGTGGCCCAGCGGATTCTGGATGCGCCGGACAAGCTGACGAATCCCAAGGAGGCCTTCCGCCTGTCGGAACTCTATGACGCCCTGCAGGGCGCCATCTGGACGGAGCTGAAGAGCGGGCGCGAGGTCTCGGTCATGCGGCGCAACCTGCAGCGGGAGCACCTGCGGCAGCTGAGCGCCCAGGTGCTACGGGCCAACCCCCTCACGCCCGCCGACGCGCGGGCCCTGGCCCGGGAGGCGCTGCGCGCCCTGCAGCCTTCGCTCAAGGCCGCTCCGGCCAAAACGGGCTTCAGCAAGGAGACCAAGGCGCACTTCGCCGACTGCCTCGCCATCGTCGACGAGAGCCTGAAGGCCAGCCTGCAGCGCCTGACGCTCTGA
- a CDS encoding alpha/beta hydrolase, protein MSSPAPSPVPSLGPLQLDPVSGLSYRLRLPSPARPKALVVLLHGVGGRETDLADLAEGVDTESLVVLVRGGLQLGPDQYGWFRVTFTAEGPKITVAEAEASRHALIRFVDRMQSIHGVEARQTVIGGFSQGGIMSAGVALSAPERLGGFAILSGRILPELEPRIAGREWLGHLRGFIGHGERDRTLPVAWAQRADQWLDDLGIPHITRLYPVDHRLSPEMRADVLAWIEGLAGAA, encoded by the coding sequence ATGTCCTCCCCCGCTCCTTCTCCTGTTCCTTCGCTGGGCCCCCTCCAGCTGGACCCGGTTTCCGGCCTGTCCTACCGCCTGCGGTTGCCCTCACCTGCCCGGCCCAAGGCGCTCGTGGTGCTCCTGCACGGGGTGGGCGGCCGGGAGACGGACCTGGCCGACCTGGCGGAGGGGGTGGACACCGAGTCGTTGGTGGTCCTGGTCCGGGGAGGGCTCCAGCTCGGACCCGACCAGTACGGATGGTTCCGCGTGACCTTCACGGCCGAAGGTCCGAAGATCACCGTCGCCGAGGCCGAAGCCAGCCGCCACGCGCTCATCCGGTTCGTCGACCGCATGCAGTCCATCCACGGCGTCGAGGCCCGCCAGACCGTCATCGGCGGGTTCAGCCAGGGCGGCATCATGAGCGCCGGCGTGGCCCTCAGCGCCCCGGAGCGGCTGGGCGGCTTCGCCATCCTTTCCGGCCGCATCCTGCCGGAGCTCGAACCCCGCATCGCCGGCCGGGAGTGGCTGGGGCACCTGCGCGGCTTCATCGGCCACGGCGAACGGGACCGGACCCTGCCGGTGGCCTGGGCCCAGCGGGCCGATCAGTGGCTGGACGACCTGGGCATCCCCCACATCACCCGCCTCTACCCGGTGGACCACCGGCTGAGTCCGGAGATGCGGGCCGATGTCCTCGCCTGGATCGAAGGCCTCGCCGGAGCGGCCTGA
- a CDS encoding YceI family protein, with protein sequence MRHPFRVLLASLALAALPALAQDVYKIDPVHSEVSFKVGHLLAKTSGRFTKFNGTIKVDSANISKSSVEVTIDSASITTDNEARDKHLKSPDFFDVEKFPTVTFKSTSVKEVAKGKLEVTGDFTMHGVTKRITFPITNAGTQPGMQPGSVVAGFVDGALSLNRSEFGIKTFPGVVGETVAISLNVEAGKVSASAKK encoded by the coding sequence ATGCGACACCCCTTCCGCGTCCTTCTCGCGTCCCTCGCCCTCGCGGCTCTGCCCGCCCTGGCCCAGGATGTCTACAAGATCGACCCCGTCCACAGCGAAGTCAGCTTCAAGGTCGGCCACCTTCTGGCCAAGACCAGCGGCCGCTTCACGAAGTTCAACGGGACCATCAAGGTGGACTCCGCGAACATCAGCAAGTCCAGCGTCGAGGTCACCATCGACTCCGCCAGCATCACCACGGACAATGAGGCCCGCGACAAGCACCTCAAGTCCCCCGACTTCTTCGATGTCGAGAAGTTCCCCACCGTCACCTTCAAGAGCACCTCCGTGAAGGAAGTGGCCAAGGGCAAGCTGGAGGTCACCGGCGACTTCACCATGCACGGGGTCACCAAGCGCATCACCTTCCCCATCACCAATGCTGGAACCCAGCCCGGCATGCAGCCCGGCAGCGTGGTGGCCGGCTTCGTGGACGGCGCCCTCAGCCTCAACCGCAGCGAGTTCGGCATCAAGACCTTCCCCGGCGTCGTCGGCGAGACGGTCGCCATCAGCCTGAATGTCGAAGCCGGCAAGGTTTCCGCTTCCGCCAAGAAGTAA
- a CDS encoding DinB family protein, translating to MFRRVDDFKTIWQQEAEKTLAVFAAIPDAAAHQAVDDQHRDLRRMAWHLVETVLELPQNLGLKVKGPVGLGPDGFIATPPPPTMAEVAAAYHAVSDSLLDHIGSWSNTELGRNFTLYGETWTGAFALYVLVSHQTHHRGQMTVLMRQAGLHVPSIYGPTKEGWAAFGMDAPKV from the coding sequence ATGTTCCGTCGCGTGGATGACTTCAAGACCATCTGGCAGCAGGAGGCGGAGAAGACCCTGGCGGTCTTCGCGGCCATTCCCGATGCGGCGGCCCATCAGGCCGTGGACGACCAGCATCGCGACCTGCGGCGCATGGCCTGGCACCTGGTGGAAACCGTCCTGGAGCTGCCCCAGAACCTGGGCCTGAAGGTGAAGGGACCCGTGGGGCTGGGGCCCGACGGGTTCATCGCCACGCCCCCCCCGCCCACCATGGCCGAGGTCGCCGCCGCCTACCACGCCGTGAGCGATTCCCTGCTGGACCACATCGGCAGCTGGAGCAACACCGAACTGGGCCGCAACTTCACCCTCTATGGCGAGACCTGGACCGGCGCCTTCGCGCTCTATGTCCTGGTCAGCCACCAGACCCACCACCGCGGTCAGATGACCGTCCTCATGCGCCAGGCCGGCCTGCATGTGCCCAGCATCTACGGCCCCACCAAGGAGGGCTGGGCGGCCTTCGGGATGGACGCGCCGAAAGTCTGA
- a CDS encoding acyl-CoA carboxylase subunit beta → MLKDPSEVPMQLEHFHSEVDRVKKGGSPKAHEKNAEAGKLFARERIRLLVDEGSFVEDGLFANALHKDLPADGVITGTALVGGRPVALMANDSTIKAGSWGARTVEKIIRIQEVAMRMKVPMLYLVDSAGARITDQLDMFPGRRHAGTIFHMEVALSGLVPQVCLLFGPSAAGGAYIPAFCDVVVMVEGNASMYLGSPRMAEMVIGEKISLEDLGGARMHCSVSGCGDFLCKTEVEAIELCRQYLSYFPQHCEDAVPAAPPKAVSPKAKALGALVPKDINSPFQMKDFIEGLVDEGSFLEVKKLFAGEIITGLARLDGKPVGILANQPRVKGGVLFVDSADKATRFMTLCDAFGIPLVFLSDVPGFMIGSAVEKQGIIRHGAKMISAMASCSTPRICVVVRKAYGAGLYAMSGPGFDPDATLALPTASIAVMGAEAAVNAVFANKIAEKPEEERVAYVQQLRDEYNEDINLKKLGADLHVDAIVDPADLRAELVTRLARARRREAWPAKRRSVTPV, encoded by the coding sequence ATGCTGAAGGATCCATCCGAGGTCCCCATGCAGCTGGAGCACTTTCATTCGGAAGTTGATCGCGTCAAGAAAGGCGGCTCGCCCAAGGCTCACGAGAAGAATGCCGAAGCGGGCAAGCTCTTCGCCCGGGAGCGCATCCGGCTGCTGGTGGACGAGGGGAGCTTCGTCGAGGACGGCCTCTTCGCCAATGCCCTGCACAAGGACCTTCCCGCGGACGGCGTCATCACGGGCACGGCCCTGGTGGGTGGCCGTCCCGTGGCCTTGATGGCCAACGACAGCACCATCAAGGCCGGCAGCTGGGGCGCCCGCACGGTGGAGAAGATCATCCGCATCCAGGAAGTGGCCATGCGGATGAAGGTCCCCATGCTCTACCTGGTGGACTCGGCCGGAGCCCGCATCACCGACCAGCTCGACATGTTCCCCGGCCGCCGCCATGCCGGGACCATCTTCCACATGGAGGTGGCCCTGTCGGGCCTGGTGCCCCAGGTCTGCCTGCTCTTCGGCCCCTCGGCCGCGGGCGGCGCCTACATCCCGGCCTTCTGCGATGTGGTGGTGATGGTGGAAGGCAACGCCAGCATGTACCTGGGCTCACCCCGCATGGCGGAGATGGTGATCGGCGAGAAGATCAGCCTCGAGGATCTCGGCGGCGCGCGCATGCACTGCTCCGTGAGCGGCTGCGGCGACTTCCTCTGCAAGACCGAGGTGGAGGCCATCGAGCTCTGCCGCCAGTACCTGTCCTACTTCCCCCAGCACTGCGAAGACGCCGTGCCGGCGGCTCCGCCGAAGGCGGTCTCGCCCAAAGCGAAGGCTCTGGGTGCGCTCGTCCCCAAGGACATCAACTCCCCCTTCCAGATGAAGGACTTCATCGAGGGCCTGGTGGACGAGGGCAGCTTCCTGGAGGTGAAGAAGCTCTTCGCCGGGGAGATCATCACCGGCCTGGCCCGGTTGGACGGCAAGCCCGTGGGCATCCTGGCCAACCAGCCCCGGGTGAAGGGCGGCGTGCTGTTCGTGGACAGCGCCGACAAGGCCACCCGCTTCATGACCCTCTGCGACGCCTTCGGCATCCCCCTCGTGTTCCTCAGCGATGTGCCGGGTTTCATGATCGGCAGCGCCGTGGAGAAGCAGGGCATCATCCGCCACGGCGCCAAGATGATCAGCGCCATGGCCAGCTGCAGCACGCCGCGCATCTGCGTGGTGGTGCGCAAGGCGTATGGGGCAGGCCTCTACGCCATGAGCGGCCCGGGCTTCGATCCGGATGCCACGCTGGCGCTGCCCACGGCCAGCATCGCCGTCATGGGCGCCGAGGCCGCCGTGAACGCCGTCTTCGCCAACAAGATCGCGGAGAAGCCGGAAGAGGAGCGGGTCGCCTATGTCCAGCAGCTCCGCGACGAGTACAACGAGGACATCAACCTGAAGAAGCTGGGCGCGGATCTGCATGTGGACGCCATCGTGGATCCCGCCGACCTCCGCGCCGAGCTCGTCACTCGTCTCGCCCGGGCCCGCCGCCGGGAAGCCTGGCCCGCCAAGCGCCGCAGCGTCACGCCCGTCTGA